CTTTAAATTCTTGCGCTCTGCATATACCCCCAGCCAGTCTTTGATACAGGTGATACTTAGAATACAGGTAAGCTGCATCATCCACCAGATGATGATCTGTACGGCAAGCAGGGTAAAACCAATCCACGAACAGAATGTACTGACGGTGAATACTGCCAGTGATATCCATGTGTAAATCATGTCCAGACGTGGTACTTTCTTGTTGTGTCTTTGTATGACATTCCACTGCCATAAAGTGCAAAGCAACAGAATAGGTGGAAATATGAAGTTGACCAAATCGTTTGGAATCAGGATAATACGGAACGTAATGACGAAGAAGCCTATCAGCATCAATGGAGAATAGATGCGGAAAGCACTCTTGATCTGGTCATTGCCTACACGGAGTAGGAGAGAGATGAGAATAACACCCACCAACCAGGAAAATTCTACCAGCAAATCGCTTGCCATGATGATGAAATTCTGCTTGGTAATCATTCTAATAATCCCTAAAATAGCAGCAAAGGTAACAACGGTCATTGCCATGATGATACATGGACGCTTGGCCATGAAACTCTCCTTGATGCTTTCAAACCATCCTTTCTTGATGAGGAAAGTCATCAGACAACGAATGGTCAGCAAGTTGAGGAAGACGGAAATGAGTCCATAGAAAATGATGATGCCGAAAAGAATGAAGATGATGCGTACATCCCATTGTGACATCATATCTGGTGCTGGCTTGTATTTCTCGGTGACTGAACTTTTTGCTTCTCTATAGTTGTTGCCTAAGTTGCCTAATATCTTGAAATAGTTTTCTCCTCCATTATTGAAGATGCTGGTTTGTATTTCGGAATATCTGATATTGGCATAGTCGTTGAGAGCTTTCAGCTTTTTGTCGGTTACATCGTATGCCTTGATGTATTCGTTGAGTTGCTGTTGCTTTTCTATCAGTTGCCTCCTGATATTAACAGCAAGGGTCAGATCCACATTGCGATTCACTTGGGCTTCCTTGGTCATGAATATGGTGTTCATGCCGTAGAGATAGTTGATGAGCGAGTCAAACCGTGCCACCTCAATATTATTTTGGTTGATCATATTGCGGAATGGGGCTGCTTTAGACTTAAATTTTCTGAACTGTTCTGTAGCTTCGTTGCAGGCATAGGTCAAGTCAAATATATAACCATTTCTTTGTGAATAGAGCATAATGGAGTTCTGGTCTGCTTGCATCATGATATGAATAAGCTCTTTGATGACAGCTTGCTGCTGAGCCTTCGCCATTCTGTTCTGCTTTTCCAGGTCTATGTGGTATTGTGTCAATTCTGTACGAAGCATGAAGAGTGTCGTGTCGAGGTTAGCTTCCTTCAGCACGGCATGAGTTGGCAATAAACACACAACCAACAATAAAAGGATAAACAGAATTTTCTTTTTCATAACAAATTTCATATTTGAGTGCAAAGTTACTCAAAATCAGAGATAATGCAAAATAATCGATAAACTTTTTCGTCTTTTGTTTGGTAATATTTGTTTCTTTTCTTAATTTTGCATAGAGAAAGTGCCTGATGAATTTAGAATATGGGTGCTTGTCGTATTATTATAGTAAGTGAAATATTCAAATTAATCATATAAGTATGTTGTATTTGATAGCTGATAGTGGCAGTACAAAAACTGATTGGAACTTGGTGGAAACTGATGGTCGTGTTCTGATAACCTGCCAGTCGCAGGGATTGAATCCTTATCATCTTCATGAGGATGAGATTCTCCGAATTTTGGATGAGGATGTGAAAGTTCCTCTTTCAAATAAAATAGGTGAAGCATTGGCAGGTCCGCTGATGGTCTTTTTCTATGGTAGCGGAATTACTGATGCCATGAAACCGAAGATGGAGGCATTGCTTCATACTTCTTTTCCTGGAGCATCTTGTATAGCGGAGAGTGATATGTTGGGTGCTGCCCGTGCTTTGTTGGGCAGAGAGCAAGGTGTGGCTGTCATCTTGGGAACGGGTTCCAACAGCTGTTTCTATGATGGAGTAAATATTGTTCGGGGAGTTCCTCCGTTGGGTTATATCCTGGGTGATGAGGGTAGTGGTACTGCAATAGGAAAGGCTTTCCTCAGATTGATTTTGCGTGAACCTGTCATGGCTGCTGTAAAGGAAAGATTCTTTGCGTGGGCAGGTATGGACTATGCTGGTATTATTGATAGGGTTTATCGACAACCTTTAGCTAATCGTTTCCTGGCTTCCATCTCTACGTTTGTCGGTGAATTACTTCAAAGTAAGGCTGATGCTAAGGTTGGATTAACGGATGAGGAGTATAAACTCTTGAAAGAGATGTTGGTTCAGGTGTATCGTGATTTTGTTTCTCATATTTTATGTTCTTATTCCTTGGCAGAAGATGCTGTTGGATTTGTAGGCAGTATTGCTTTCTATTTTCAGAAGTTTATCTTGGCTGCAATGGAAGAAACTGGAATGAAAATGGGAGTAATTATGAGGTCTCCTATGGAAGGTTTGATTCGCTATCATTCGTCTAATTCCCCAAAAAGTTGATCACTCAATAGTTGCTTGATTTTCAGGATGGCCTAGGGCTTTTATTTTTGCGTGGGCAAGCAAGAATTTCTGCGTGCACACGCAAAAATAATTATATCTAATGTTATTTTTTGTTTTCTGGATGAGTACGTTTTCATTTCCTTCTCATGTTTATTTGTTTCTTTTAAATGAAAAATACATGTTTATTTGTTTAGTTTATTACATTTTATACACTATTTATTAACCAAAAGATACAAATGTGTGCTTCTTTTTTATGTACTTTTGCCACCGATATATTATAATCACAAGGAATCATCTGTGTTTTATAGTGACCTAATGATCCTAAAAATCATCACATTAGAACATGGTATAAACCTATACTTATTTAAATTTAAAACCTAAGTAATTATGAGAAAAACATCTCAACATTTCTCGCAGAGTCCAGTGCTCTGTAAAGTTGCTCTGGTAGCCATCATGTTGGCTTTCCAGGCACTGTTAGGAATCGGAGCGGGTGTCCTCAATGCTCAGACGGTGAAGGGATCTGTTATCTCTGGCAGTGACAATGAACCATTGATTGGTGCAAGTGTCATGGTGCAGGGTACAAAGACGGGTGTCGTTACTGACCTGGATGGTAACTTTACCATTGAAGCAAAGAATGGACAAACACTCGAAGTTTCTTACCTGGGCTTTATCACCCAAAAGGTGAAGGTCACAGGTTCTGTAATCAACGTAACCTTGAATGAGGATAAGCAATCTCTTGATGAGGTCGTCGTCGTGGGTTATGGTGTTCAGAAGAAAAAGCTGGTGACGGGTGCCAATATCAACGTGAAGGGTGATGACATCGCCAAGTTGAACACTTCCAATCCGCTTCAGGCGCTCCAGGGACAGACTCCTGGTATGAGCATCATTTCTACATCCGGTCAGCCGGGTTCCGGTTTGAAGGTAAACATCCGTGGTATGGGCACCGTGAGTGGTTCTGATCCGCTTTACATCATTGATGGTGTACGTGGTGACATCGCTTCTCTGAATCCTGCCGATATCGAAAGCATTGATGTGCTGAAGGATGCGGCATCGGCTGCCATCTATGGTTCGCAGTCGGCCAATGGTGTGGTTCTGATTACTACCAAGGGTGGTAAGGAAGGCCGTGCCGTGGTTAGCTTCGACGGCTATGTGGGTTGGCAGAACAAGCCACGCAGCATTGATATGCTCAATGCCAGGGAGTATATGACTATTCTGGATGAGGCTGCCATCAACTCGGGTAAGAACGCCTACGACTGGAGCAAATACAAGAGTATCTATGATGCCAATGGCGATTTGATTGATACCGACTGGGTAGATCAGATGTTTGTGAAGAATGCCAAGACTTCTTCTTATAATATAGGTGTAAATGGCGGTAGCAAGACAGCTAATTATGCCATGACGCTGGGTTATATGAACCAGGAGGGTATTGTTGGCGGCAAGGACGTCAGCAATTATGAACGTTACAACTTCCGTGTCAATTCCGACTGGAAGGTGAAGGACTGGTTGAAGGTGGGTGAGCAGATCAGTTTCATCTATACCCAGAATACGGGTATCAGTGTGGGCAATGCTTACAACAACTCTCTGCGCAGTGCCTTCAATACCTCTCCATTGTCGCCTGTATATAGCGACAACAACAAGTATGATTCTCCTTTTAATGATACCAGCAACAGCGACTGGTATAATGCCGATGGCAACCCATACGGCTTGATGATGACGAACAATAACAATCAGACGAATGCAGCCCGTTTCACCGGTAATGTGTATGCGGAGATTGAGCCTATCAAGAACTTGAAGTATCGCACCGTAGTAGGTTACGAATATTATGCAAGCGATTACCGTTCGTTTACTCCTCTCTATCAGTTCTCTATCTATAGTTACAACACAGCCAACCGTACCAGTGTGAACCAGAATATGGGACATAACTGGCAGTTGACCTGGACCAACACCCTGTCTTACGACTTCAAGGTGAAGGAGCATAGCTTCACAGCCTTGGCAGGTATGGAATCCTGGCGCTTTGATGGCGTAGGCGTAAGTGCATCCAATGCCACCCTGAAGAGTGGCTTTGCCGACTGGAACCATGCTTATGTAAGCAATGGTACTGCTGCCACCGCTACCGATGGTCTGGGTGCCAGCGGTGCTCCTTCTCTGTCACAGCGCATGGTGAGCTACTTTGGTCGTGTAAGCTGGAACTGGAAGGAAACCTATATGGCAACAGCTACCCTGCGTGCCGATGCTTCTTCTAAGTTTGCCCGTGGCAACCGCTGGGGCTACTTCCCTTCTGTTTCTGCCGGTTGGATTGTAACCAATGAAAAATGGGTGAAGCCTCTGCTCAAGGTACTTGATTATGCCAAGGTGCGTGCAAGCTGGGGACAGGTTGGTAACCAGAATATTGGCGACCTGATGTTTATTTCTCCTATCTCAACATCGGGTGCTTACTATAACTTCGGTACGGCTTTGGGTGCTGACGGACAGTCAAATTACTATGGTGCTTACGAAAGCCGTCTGTCTAACGAGAATGTGAAGTGGGAAACTTCAGAGCAGTTGGACTTCGGTTTGGATCTGCGCCTCCTGGGCAAGTTGAATATCAACATCGACTGGTATAAGAAGACCACCAAAGACTGGTTGCTGGTTAAGCCTATCCCAGGCACAGCCGGTACGGGAGCCCCTTATTTCAATGGAGGTGACGTAGAGAATACCGGTATAGAAATCGGTATGGGCTGGAGCGACAACATCGGTAGAGATTTCAACTACTATGTGAATGTCAACGGCGCCTATAATAAGAATAAGGTGGGAAGCATCCCTACATCAGATGGTATCATTCATGGTACCGATGGTAATGGTCAGCTCTATGATAACTCTACCGAGTTCTACCGTTGCAGCAATGACGAACCAATCGGTTATTTCTGGGGTTACAAGACCGCTGGTATCTTCCAGAACCAGAAAGAAATCGACGAGTGGGTAGCAGCAGGCAATGGCGTACTTCAGGGATCTTCTGTAAAACCAGGCGATGTGAAGTATTACGATGTCAACCACGATGGTACCATCAATGATGCCGACAAGGTAAACCTGGGCAATGGTATGCCAGACTTTACCTATGGTTTCTCATTCGGTTTCGACTACAAGGGACTCGACTTCTCTGTAACCGCCAACGGTTCTGTAGGCAACGACATCGTTCAGAGCTACCGCAATGTAGGTGCCAAGACAGCCAACTACACTTCAGCCATCCTGCAGCGCTGGACAGGTGAGGGAACATCCAACAAATATCCACGTGTGACAGAGACCAATGTGAACTATCAGTTCTCCGACCTCTTTATCCAGGATGGTGACTTCCTGAGAATCAGCAACATCACCTTAGGTTATGACTTTGCTAAGCTTCTGCATCAGAAGTTCGTATCTCAGGCCCGTTTGTACTTCCAGGTTCAGAATGCGTTTACCTTTACCAAGTATGACGGCATGGATCCAGAAATCGGTTATGGTGTCAACAGTTGGGCATCAGGCGTAGATTTGGGTTACTATCCACGTCCACGTACCTTCATGGTAGGTTTGAATCTTAAGTTCTAATTTAAAGGAGATATCATTATGAAGACAAATAAAATAAAGATAGCCGCTTTGGGTATTTTGGCTATGGGAGGTCTGGCATCTTGCAGCGACAGTTGGCTGGATGTGGCTTCCAAGACAGAATCGAATTCCGGCAATTACTATAAGAGTCAGGAGGATGGACTTCGCTCGCTCTATGCCTGCTACGACGGTTGGCAGCGTACCGTTTCGGACGGTCCTTCGTTCACCGTCTATCAGTTGACCGAGACGATGAGTGACGAGTGTTTTGGCGGTACGGGTAACAACGATGGACGCAATACCCAGATCCTCGACCGTTTCGATATGAATCAGGCACCATCTTATACCGATATGCACGAAACCTTGTGGAAGAGCTATTATGCAGCCATCTTCCGCTGCAATGAGTTTATCGATAAGGGTGAAGGCATTACCTGGGATGATGAGAATGCAAAGAACACCTATCTGGGTGAGGCTCATGCCCTTCGTGCCCTGTGCTATTTTGATATGCTTCGCCTCTGGGAGAATATCCCGTTGCTGGAACATGCCACCAGTGATGTGGTTCCCCAGGCTGTTCCAGACTCCGTATATAGTCTGGTGTTCAGAGATTTGAAGTATGCCATTGAGCACATTCCTGCCAATGCCTATCCTAAGAAGGATGCGGCTACCAACGATGGACATGTCACCAAGTATGGTGCCGAGGCCATTCTGGCTCGCGCATACCTCTTCTATAGTGGCTATTATGGCAAGGAGCCTGATCAGTTGGGCTTGACCAAGGCGGATGCACTGGCTGCCTGCGAGGATATCATCGCCAGTGGCGAGTTCAGTCTGGTACCTCGATTCAGAGATTTGTGGCCAGCTTCTTCTGATGACAAGAGCGGTGACCACGTAGGACTTTGGGCACATGAGAACTCTTCCTGGGCTGGTCCTGGAAACCCAGAGACCATACTATCGATGAAGTTCAACTACACAGCCGACTATAATGGCAACAATGATGGAAACCGTTTCCAGGTGATGGTAGGAATGCGTACCGGTAGTCTGGTTTACGAAGGCTATGGCCAGGGTTGGGGTGCATGCACCGTTACGCCATCCATTGCTTCAGCCTATGCTACGGGTGATACCCGCCGTTCAGCCTCTATCATCGATGCTTCACAGTTGAAGGATTACGAGAGCACTTATCTTGCCGACCAGCGTGAATACACCGGATATTTCGTGAAGAAATACACCCCTTTGTCTAAGCACGAAACTGCTGGTGATGGCAAGTTGCAGCATTACACGGAAACAGTGGGTGCAGGCGATTTCCAAATCAGTCAGTTCCAGGATTGGGTACTCGTCCGTTACGCCGATGTCCTGTTGATGGCAGCAGAGTTGGGTAGTCCTAATGCCCAGTCTTACTTCGACCAGGTTCGCAAGCGTGCTTATACAGAGGATGATGGTACCACCCTGAGTGGCAACTATTCTCAGCAGACAGCCACCAAGGAGAACATCCTGAAAGAGCGCAAACTTGAGTTTGCCTTCGAGGGAATCCGCTATTGGGATCAGCTCCGTCAGGGCGTGGAGCAGGCAGCCAGGGAGATTGCCGGTTCCTGGGAAGTGAAGGATGGCGGCGAGAAATCCACCGTATCCATCAGTGCCGAGAATATCATCAAGAAACGTGGCTTGATTCAGATTCCTATCACCGAGATCGGACTTTCTCATGGTCTCCTGAAGCAGAATCCAGGTTGGTAATTCTAACTTTTTAAAGTATTGGTTTTATGAAGATTATAAATAAAATATATTCGCTTTTGACAGCAGTCATGATTCTCTTCATGGCGAGCTGCTCTCCAGACGAGTTTGGTCTGGGCGATAAGAACTTGTCTTCTGAGGATTTGGCTGAGAACATCGCCTTCACGATTACTCACGACGAAAACAATCCTAATATCGTCAAGTTCAAGAGTCTGTTGCCATCGAGCTATTCGGTGGTCTTTGATACTCCTCAGGGACGTTTCCAGCAGGATGAGGTGAGCTTGAAGATTCCTTTCAATGGTACCTATCAGGCACGTATTGGTGTTGAAACCCGCGGTGGTTTCCTCTGGGGACCCTACGCCGAGTTCAAGGTAGATGAATTCTGTGCCGAATTCGTTACCGATCCTCTTTGGACCTACCTGAGCGGAGGTGTAGGCAAATCGAAGCGATGGAAGTTGGATATCGATGCCAATACCATCACCAAGCATTCTGACCTCTGGGCAGGTCCGCTCGGATTCTGGGGTATGGATGATGACTGGAGTACCTGTATGATGGGACAGACCGCTTCTGCCGGCGACCATTGGAACTGGACTCCTGATATCGCAGGCAACTCCTGGGTGATGTCGGCTATCGACTATGGTTATATGGAGTTCGACCTGATTGGCGGTGCCCATGTCACCGTATATAATGCTGAGACAGGTGAGACCTTTAAGGGTACTTACATGCTGGATACAGACAATCATACCATCACCTTTTCGGATGCGGAGCTGCTCCACAATTCGGGTCATGATAAGGTTGCTACCAACTGGCGTAGCGGTTTGAAACTGATGGGACTTGCTGATGACCGTTTGCAGATAGCAACTGTTCGAGACAATTCTGATGAAGGCAAGTGCTTGCTTTGCTACAACTTCGTTTCAGAGGAATACTGGGACAATTGGACTCCTACCGTGGTAGTGAATACCCATGTGAAGCCAACGCTGATGGCCGACTGGCGCGACTGGGTAGAGCAGAAGACTAATAAGGAAATCACCTACAAGTTGGCTAACCCTGATAATGAAGAGGGAAAGCAGTTTGACTATTGCAACCTCGACGGTAGTGCCAAGGGCATTCAACTTACAGCAGCTAGTGGTATCGAGGATGCAACCCTCGTGATGAACAGTGAGTCAAAGAGCTATATCTATACAGCTCCTGATGGAAGTCAGGTTTCTGGTAAATATACCTTGACCGATGAGGGCGTGTTCACCTTCGACAAGGGCTTCGGAAATACCCAGCTTTCTGCAACGGGCAATTACAACATGCATGCCAATGCCGACAACACCCTGCGCATCCTGAAAGTCAGCAAGGATGATTATACCGGACATCTGAAGGATCTGTGGCTCGGTAGCCAGTGTCTTGATGACCAGGGCAATCTCTATCAGTATCAGGCATACCACTGGGTAGCCCAGAGTGCAAGTTCTGCATCTGGTCCTAAGTATAAGGCAAACCTCTTCTTCAACAACTCCGGTTGGGGCTGGAAACACGATGGCGATGCCGCCAACTATATGAGCACCAATGTTTTCATCACAGGCGATGGCGACTATTCCTTGAAGTTTGAGGGTGCAGAGAGCAATCCATATCTTCTCTACATCGATGTCAACAAGATTCTGAAGGACAATCCAAACTGTGATATCACCATCAAGAGCATCAAGGTAGATGGCAAGAGTGTTGATTTTGATGATACACTCATTTCAAGAGGATATACAGATGACGACCCAAGTACCAACTCTTTCCGTCGTTATGTATTGAACCCATGGGGACCAGCCGCATGCTTCAAGTTTGATTCCGGCAACAATGAGTTTACCGACTTCAAGTGTTCTTCAAGCATCGAAGTGGTTATCACCGTGAAGATGGATACAGGTGCTCCTGTAGTGAAACCATCAGAGGGTAAATAAGATTAGAAACTTTAATGTGGATTAGATTATGAAAATGAAATATTTAGCAGGTGTGATGCTGCTGATGGCCGGTCTTTGCTCGCTCTCTTCCTGTAGCGATGATGATGACTACTCTGCAGCCACAGGAAATGTGATTAGCACCATTGAGACGGGAGATGCTTCTGTTACTGCTATTTCGGCAGTAGTCAGCGGCAAGGTCTTGGACTTGAGTA
This is a stretch of genomic DNA from Segatella hominis. It encodes these proteins:
- a CDS encoding ATPase, which encodes MLYLIADSGSTKTDWNLVETDGRVLITCQSQGLNPYHLHEDEILRILDEDVKVPLSNKIGEALAGPLMVFFYGSGITDAMKPKMEALLHTSFPGASCIAESDMLGAARALLGREQGVAVILGTGSNSCFYDGVNIVRGVPPLGYILGDEGSGTAIGKAFLRLILREPVMAAVKERFFAWAGMDYAGIIDRVYRQPLANRFLASISTFVGELLQSKADAKVGLTDEEYKLLKEMLVQVYRDFVSHILCSYSLAEDAVGFVGSIAFYFQKFILAAMEETGMKMGVIMRSPMEGLIRYHSSNSPKS
- a CDS encoding mechanosensitive ion channel domain-containing protein; translated protein: MKKKILFILLLLVVCLLPTHAVLKEANLDTTLFMLRTELTQYHIDLEKQNRMAKAQQQAVIKELIHIMMQADQNSIMLYSQRNGYIFDLTYACNEATEQFRKFKSKAAPFRNMINQNNIEVARFDSLINYLYGMNTIFMTKEAQVNRNVDLTLAVNIRRQLIEKQQQLNEYIKAYDVTDKKLKALNDYANIRYSEIQTSIFNNGGENYFKILGNLGNNYREAKSSVTEKYKPAPDMMSQWDVRIIFILFGIIIFYGLISVFLNLLTIRCLMTFLIKKGWFESIKESFMAKRPCIIMAMTVVTFAAILGIIRMITKQNFIIMASDLLVEFSWLVGVILISLLLRVGNDQIKSAFRIYSPLMLIGFFVITFRIILIPNDLVNFIFPPILLLCTLWQWNVIQRHNKKVPRLDMIYTWISLAVFTVSTFCSWIGFTLLAVQIIIWWMMQLTCILSITCIKDWLGVYAERKNLKHKPITDKWFFRFINKVALPVAGVFSFIIAIYWAAAVFNMSDTTWMIFNKHYIDSENFSASLYSLSLVACLYFLFNYLNITTTDIMRHHFEKSDPTSAASKIMMFKNVLQVVVWGIWLMIALTIFHVGKSWLLAIFAGLSTGLGFASKDILENIYYGVSLMMGRVKVGDYIICEGTRGRVSSISYTSTMLEATDGSVIAFQNSQLFAKNYKNMTRNHGYELDILEVGVAYGTNVKEVKKILIEALNKLDCIYHEKGVRIVLKSFDDNCITLKILVWVNVLTQYADDGIIMECIYDTLNEHNIEIPFPQREITIKNVTTEELGVKKQELGD
- a CDS encoding RagB/SusD family nutrient uptake outer membrane protein translates to MKTNKIKIAALGILAMGGLASCSDSWLDVASKTESNSGNYYKSQEDGLRSLYACYDGWQRTVSDGPSFTVYQLTETMSDECFGGTGNNDGRNTQILDRFDMNQAPSYTDMHETLWKSYYAAIFRCNEFIDKGEGITWDDENAKNTYLGEAHALRALCYFDMLRLWENIPLLEHATSDVVPQAVPDSVYSLVFRDLKYAIEHIPANAYPKKDAATNDGHVTKYGAEAILARAYLFYSGYYGKEPDQLGLTKADALAACEDIIASGEFSLVPRFRDLWPASSDDKSGDHVGLWAHENSSWAGPGNPETILSMKFNYTADYNGNNDGNRFQVMVGMRTGSLVYEGYGQGWGACTVTPSIASAYATGDTRRSASIIDASQLKDYESTYLADQREYTGYFVKKYTPLSKHETAGDGKLQHYTETVGAGDFQISQFQDWVLVRYADVLLMAAELGSPNAQSYFDQVRKRAYTEDDGTTLSGNYSQQTATKENILKERKLEFAFEGIRYWDQLRQGVEQAAREIAGSWEVKDGGEKSTVSISAENIIKKRGLIQIPITEIGLSHGLLKQNPGW
- a CDS encoding SusC/RagA family TonB-linked outer membrane protein, translating into MRKTSQHFSQSPVLCKVALVAIMLAFQALLGIGAGVLNAQTVKGSVISGSDNEPLIGASVMVQGTKTGVVTDLDGNFTIEAKNGQTLEVSYLGFITQKVKVTGSVINVTLNEDKQSLDEVVVVGYGVQKKKLVTGANINVKGDDIAKLNTSNPLQALQGQTPGMSIISTSGQPGSGLKVNIRGMGTVSGSDPLYIIDGVRGDIASLNPADIESIDVLKDAASAAIYGSQSANGVVLITTKGGKEGRAVVSFDGYVGWQNKPRSIDMLNAREYMTILDEAAINSGKNAYDWSKYKSIYDANGDLIDTDWVDQMFVKNAKTSSYNIGVNGGSKTANYAMTLGYMNQEGIVGGKDVSNYERYNFRVNSDWKVKDWLKVGEQISFIYTQNTGISVGNAYNNSLRSAFNTSPLSPVYSDNNKYDSPFNDTSNSDWYNADGNPYGLMMTNNNNQTNAARFTGNVYAEIEPIKNLKYRTVVGYEYYASDYRSFTPLYQFSIYSYNTANRTSVNQNMGHNWQLTWTNTLSYDFKVKEHSFTALAGMESWRFDGVGVSASNATLKSGFADWNHAYVSNGTAATATDGLGASGAPSLSQRMVSYFGRVSWNWKETYMATATLRADASSKFARGNRWGYFPSVSAGWIVTNEKWVKPLLKVLDYAKVRASWGQVGNQNIGDLMFISPISTSGAYYNFGTALGADGQSNYYGAYESRLSNENVKWETSEQLDFGLDLRLLGKLNINIDWYKKTTKDWLLVKPIPGTAGTGAPYFNGGDVENTGIEIGMGWSDNIGRDFNYYVNVNGAYNKNKVGSIPTSDGIIHGTDGNGQLYDNSTEFYRCSNDEPIGYFWGYKTAGIFQNQKEIDEWVAAGNGVLQGSSVKPGDVKYYDVNHDGTINDADKVNLGNGMPDFTYGFSFGFDYKGLDFSVTANGSVGNDIVQSYRNVGAKTANYTSAILQRWTGEGTSNKYPRVTETNVNYQFSDLFIQDGDFLRISNITLGYDFAKLLHQKFVSQARLYFQVQNAFTFTKYDGMDPEIGYGVNSWASGVDLGYYPRPRTFMVGLNLKF